The Zingiber officinale cultivar Zhangliang chromosome 2A, Zo_v1.1, whole genome shotgun sequence genomic sequence AGAAGGTTGTGAATATGCAAGTCTCTCCAGGACATGCACGGTTGTTCACCACATGTTCTGAAATGTATGCTTCTATTACACATGTTCTCTCGATACCTGACCCGTTCTCCACATCCACGAGAGAAAAGGTTCTATGAATGAAACCATTTAGGTTGTGAGCCTGCACCCAGGATGGATAAGAAGACGAGGCCGAGTTGAAGATGAAGTTTGGGGGAGTCGATCCAAAGGAGTTGTAGTGTCTGAGTCCAATGAGTCGGGTTGATTGAGTTGGAGGAGTTTGGTGGACCAATCTTGAGGAGCCGGAGGGTCTAAGTCCGAGGAGTCGAGTTGTATTGAGTTGAAGGAGTCCAATGGGTTGATCTTGAGGTGGATCAAGTCAGAGGAGTCTAGTGGGCCGATCCCGAGGAGTCAGAGGGTGTAAGTCCGAGGAGTCGAGTTAATCGAGTCAGCGAAGTTTGGTGAGTCGATCTTAAGGCATCTGGTGAACCAAGTCAGAGGAGTTTTGTGGCCGATCGTAAGACGTCGGATGGACCGAGTCGGAGGAATCAGGTGGGCCGATCCAAAGAGTCAAGTGAACCAAGTAGAATGTGTTAGATGGACTGACTGGGAGGAGTTGGATTTGACCATCACCTATGCATATAGGCCTCCCTATCCTCTGCGTAGATGGTAAGTTAAAAGTATGATTTTCTTCTCCTACGTAGAGCATTTGGCTCATCCCTCTTCTCCCTTGCGCCCACCTGTGAGGCTTTAAGTTCagcttaaacctaacttaaccgtCGGAGAGATCACAACGGCCATGCCAGCGCCCACAAACGCATGTTGACTCGTAGGACCTCGGTCTCAGCCGGCTGGACCACAGACACAACTGTGACTCGAGAGATAGGAAGGGAGAGGAGCCCGAGTCATCGGGAGGTGACACCATCAGCTACAATTATTTTGGAAATGCGCCATTAATTAGATGAGTAATTAAATACACCGGTTTCAATGATTTAAGCTTGTTCtccaaaatagtttttttttttaaaaaaaacttccaaAATAATCTTATAGAACTAGTCTTTTGTGGTCTCCCAACAATTTCGTTCCCCAATGCACCACAATCTCCCATTGATCTCCGAAAATAATCAGAAACTCAAAATCTCACACCGATAAAAGAACATTTGTTGAATtgttctctcttctctctctctctctttaatcTCAAGAACAAGAAGAAGGTTGCAACGAACAAGAATAAGCCATGGCCGTCCTCACCAACCTTGTCCTGCTCCTCCTCCACGTCGCCGTGGCGTCCCTCGCCTTGGCGGAAGATCCTCCGTCTCCGAGCACCCTTCAGGAGACCTGCGCGCACACGCTCTTCCCCAAGTTGTGCGTGGATCACCTCTCCTTGATGCCCGAGAGCCACAGCGCCGACGCCCACCACATCGCCGAGCTCGCGATCCGCGCCGCCGCCTCGACGGCCTCCAGCACCTCGACCTACATCGACAATACCCTGGAGGCCGCCGTCAACGACTCGACGTGGCAGCAGTGCCTCAACGACTGCGCGGAGAGTTACATCGACGCGGTGGAGCAGCTGGACGACTCGACGGGCGCCATGGAGTCGAACAAGTACCCGGACGTAAAGCGCTTCGTGGCCGCGGCCGTGGCCGACGTGGAGACCTGCGAGGAAGGCTGCAAGCACGCGCTGTTCCCGGAAAAAACCAAGGTGGCGGAGATGAACGAAGTGGTCAAGAATCTGTGTGCCGTCGTTCAGGCCCTCGTCGACCGCTTGCACAATTGAGTGCTCGTCGATTATGTAGACGCCATTCGATATCTATCTAATCTACATACGTGCATGCGATCGTAATTCGTATCTTATTGCGAGCTATTAGTGATCATTGAATTCTTTTGCTCGATCTTTCAATTCCCGAAAGCTAAAGCGATTGATCTCCAAGTATCAGTGAATCGCACTTTCGATTATAGATCTTGAATTATTGGCACGTTATTCAAATTGATCTGTAATTCAACCAATTTTGTACAACAGTTTTATTATGGTCTAGGCCACTCGATATTGGGCCCCATAATGGGCCTTTTATCCAAACAGATTATTTAATGAAACGCGTTGCTTCGCCGCCGACTACGATTCGACAGAGCTCAGCGGAGGTGGAGAGAGAGGGAGGGATGCTGACGCTTACTTGCAACTCTTGCAACAAAGAGTTCGACGACGAGGCGCAGCAGAAGGATCACTACCGGTCCGAATGGCACCGCTACAATTTGAAGAGAAAGGTGATGGATTTTACTTACTCCTAGGGTTCGGCTTCCGACGATCCGGATCCTCGAGTTgatcgattttttttttcttacttacaTATATCGGACGGAGTTTTCCTTTCTTGTTTATGTTTATTGGTTTGAATGAttggggttttttttttttttttgaatgattGGGGTTGTGGATTAGTAGTCTTCCGGAATGTTATGGGGCTTCGTTAAGATTCCGATCCTTGATCTTTGGCGTTCTCAGTTTTATCGAATTCTTTCACATGAATAGGGCGTGTGGTCCAGAACAAAACGGTTTTGTGGTACTTTCCTTATTCTGTGTTGTGCGATGCCTCaaatttgatattcttttgtcTTCCCCTCATCGTGGAAACAAAGCTCTCATGTTTGTTGTCGTTTTGAAAGATAAGTCTCGTAGGTGACTTTCTTGTGGAGTGTCTACCATGAATATTTTTTGGGGATACGACATTCCAAACATGACCAGTGAATTATCTCAGTGGCATAAGTCACTGGCACGTTAACGGATGCTTGGATTATGTTAGCTGTGATCCCATAAATTGGCTATTTGCTAATCTTCACTTTGAATGAATACCTTGAGCTTTTGCTTTTCTTTACTTGTCCCATGGTCGAAGTGTAgaacatgtaaaaaaaaaatcctaatgtGCTTATCTTTCGCATGACCTTCCAGGTTTTTGTTAAAGTCGTCAGAGAATATGGTAGCTTGaagtattattataataatatttgatatctttGGTTTTGGGCTTTCAAATTTAATCATATGATTTGTGTACAAAGATTCGAGTGGTATAACTAAAGGATAAACTCTAAATCAGCAGAAAGTGTCCTTGCTAATAGAGTTTCAGCTCTATTCTTTGACAGTCGTATTAaccatagtatttttttttaataaagttttattaaaacgtCCTTACACGTGAAaaaatgttaaaataaatttggtGCCATATGTCTCAGGTTGCAGGAGTCCCAGGAGTAACAGAAGAGTTATTCCAAGCTAGACAGTCAGCTCTTGCTGAAGAGAATAGCAAGTTGAGTGCAACACCAATGCTCTATGGATGTGCTCTTTGTGGCAAGGAGTATAGAAGTTCAAAGGCACGAGCTCAGCATCTTAAATCACGAGCTCATACTATGAAAACATCAGAGGAGGCAGGCTCTTCAGTTGCAGGCATCACTACAATAAAACCATATACCCTGCGAACATCAAATAAGATAACTAGTAAGGCTCAAGTTATTGGAGAAAATGAGGATGTTGAAACAGATGAGAGTGAGGATGAATGGGAGGAAGCCAATCCTAATGACATGGACGTTGCTTCTGAATCTTTGTCATATTTGCATGTTGGGGAAGGCAATGGTGCTTCTGATGATGAGCAAGTTGATGTCATTGATGAAGAATTGGATGcttcttgttgctttatttgtGATCAAAAGTATGACAGCATAGAAAACTGTATGGTTCATATGCACAAGAAGCATGGTTTTTTCATTCCTGATATTGAATATTTGAAGGATCCCGAGGGCCTTCTTACATATGTTGGTCTCAAGGTGGAAATTTCATTTGCTTTTCGTATGTTCAATATCCTACTTCCAAAATTTCTTCCACTGGAAAATCATTCTCTCTTCTGGCAGGTAAAGAGGGATTTTACATGCTTGTACTGCAGTGACAGATGTCTTCCCTTCCAAAGCTTGGAAGCTGTAAGGAAGCATATAATTTCTAAAGGTCATTGCAAATTGCGTTATGGAGATGGTGGTGATGATGAGGATGTGGATTTGGAAGATTTCTATGATTATAGCAGCAGGTTTATCTCCTGGGCTGTCTTAATGATTTTGGCTTGTTTTTTAATcatcaacaacatcatcaaaCCATAATTTGTCCCAACTATTTGTGGTCAgctatattttaaaatgattgcaAATCCATATgctctaaaattattttctatgtcTCTAATTTAATTTTTGACCCCATTTACAAATCAATCTAGAGCCCATGAGTCCTGATTTCAAATTATATTTACACAAGACCATGCAATCTTTTTTACATTTTAGGTTGTTtcctttgacattcatctgcGCCTTCTATAAGTGACTCCCTGAATCTGCTAAATGAATAAAT encodes the following:
- the LOC122042103 gene encoding cytoplasmic 60S subunit biogenesis factor REI1 homolog 2-like — translated: MLTLTCNSCNKEFDDEAQQKDHYRSEWHRYNLKRKVAGVPGVTEELFQARQSALAEENSKLSATPMLYGCALCGKEYRSSKARAQHLKSRAHTMKTSEEAGSSVAGITTIKPYTLRTSNKITSKAQVIGENEDVETDESEDEWEEANPNDMDVASESLSYLHVGEGNGASDDEQVDVIDEELDASCCFICDQKYDSIENCMVHMHKKHGFFIPDIEYLKDPEGLLTYVGLKVKRDFTCLYCSDRCLPFQSLEAVRKHIISKGHCKLRYGDGGDDEDVDLEDFYDYSSSYADADGKQLMSVEDMDNSVELGSGGVELIIKQKTETGVLIRTLGSREFLRYYRQKPQPSPTREIALALSLATRYRSMGLATVQSKEPVVRMKVMREINRRGIESMRSKIGMKSNVIRNLPKNVPY
- the LOC122043943 gene encoding uncharacterized protein LOC122043943, with translation MAVLTNLVLLLLHVAVASLALAEDPPSPSTLQETCAHTLFPKLCVDHLSLMPESHSADAHHIAELAIRAAASTASSTSTYIDNTLEAAVNDSTWQQCLNDCAESYIDAVEQLDDSTGAMESNKYPDVKRFVAAAVADVETCEEGCKHALFPEKTKVAEMNEVVKNLCAVVQALVDRLHN